A stretch of the Hyphomicrobiales bacterium genome encodes the following:
- a CDS encoding aminotransferase class III-fold pyridoxal phosphate-dependent enzyme has product MIDAATTLALTRAHESASANTFRLVSDPPVFVRGEGPFLFTDDGERYLDLVCGSATTNLGHGHPAHVSAIGEVLSTGILHTGTRLPSPWRAELYRSLVDILPAGIDTVQFVNSGAEAIEAAIKVAQYATGRRRLVAFEGGYHGRTLGALSITSGERIRAPFSTLEHLVDILPYADGSPARSASACLAEAERLLERRADGGDPPAIMVVEAVQGVAGVIEPPAPFLEGLAELCRRHDVVLALDEIWCGFARAGRWFAFERAGIAPDLVVMGKALSGGLPLAAVAGPARLLKAWPPGMHTSTFQGNPLACAMAVAGIETIAGERLAAHAEEVIAPMLRTRLAPLAGSAGVGAVRVVGAMAAVGIEATGAGSGSERNAAMQTALLRRRILAYGGGRGGDCLMLLPPLNLEAGILAEALAAVTEVIGACP; this is encoded by the coding sequence ATGATCGATGCCGCAACGACGCTGGCCCTGACGCGCGCTCACGAGAGTGCGTCCGCCAACACCTTCCGCCTGGTCTCCGATCCGCCGGTTTTCGTTCGTGGAGAGGGGCCATTCCTCTTTACGGACGACGGCGAGCGCTACCTCGATCTCGTTTGCGGTTCGGCCACCACCAATCTCGGTCACGGCCATCCAGCCCACGTCAGCGCCATAGGCGAGGTGCTGTCGACCGGCATTCTGCACACCGGCACGCGCCTGCCGTCCCCGTGGCGAGCCGAACTCTATCGCAGCCTCGTCGATATCCTGCCCGCAGGCATCGATACGGTGCAATTCGTCAATTCGGGTGCCGAGGCGATCGAGGCCGCAATCAAGGTGGCGCAGTACGCGACCGGGCGCCGCCGGCTGGTCGCCTTCGAGGGAGGCTATCACGGGCGCACCCTCGGCGCTCTTTCGATCACCTCCGGCGAGCGCATCCGCGCGCCATTTTCCACCCTCGAACACCTCGTCGACATCCTGCCGTACGCCGATGGATCGCCCGCCCGCTCGGCCTCGGCCTGCCTTGCCGAGGCCGAGCGCCTGCTCGAGCGCCGCGCCGACGGGGGCGATCCGCCGGCGATCATGGTGGTCGAGGCGGTTCAGGGCGTCGCAGGGGTCATCGAGCCTCCTGCGCCCTTCCTCGAGGGTCTCGCCGAACTCTGCCGGCGCCACGACGTCGTGCTGGCGCTCGACGAAATCTGGTGCGGTTTTGCGCGGGCCGGTCGCTGGTTCGCCTTCGAGCGTGCCGGCATCGCGCCGGATCTCGTCGTCATGGGTAAGGCGCTCTCGGGCGGCCTGCCGCTCGCTGCCGTCGCCGGCCCCGCGCGCCTCCTCAAGGCCTGGCCGCCGGGCATGCACACCAGCACCTTCCAGGGCAATCCGCTGGCCTGCGCCATGGCGGTCGCCGGCATCGAGACGATCGCCGGTGAGCGGCTCGCCGCGCACGCCGAGGAGGTGATCGCCCCGATGCTGCGCACCCGTCTCGCCCCGCTCGCGGGCTCGGCCGGGGTCGGAGCTGTTCGTGTGGTCGGGGCGATGGCCGCCGTCGGCATCGAGGCGACCGGGGCCGGCAGCGGGAGCGAGCGCAATGCGGCCATGCAGACGGCGCTTCTCCGGCGCCGCATCCTCGCCTATGGAGGAGGGCGCGGGGGGGATTGCCTGATGCTGCTTCCACCGCTCAATCTGGAGGCCGGGATTTTGGCTGAGGCCCTCGCGGCCGTCACCGAGGTGATCGGCGCATGCCCGTGA
- a CDS encoding aminotransferase class I/II-fold pyridoxal phosphate-dependent enzyme, with product MSANGEIGGTAPANRGPEPHRDAEDWATHPRPSPTLALAEAIEVARRAGRDVLSISTPTFPEHALDPKVVGAASCRLSPAEGAPELRRASRDALFSRWQLPEHSVLVTAGAKAGLFCALKSGARPGSAVVVVAPAWPSYGDIVRMAGLSAHVYETRARDGFAIEADGLERAMVASGARTIVLSNPSNPTGRILEPAELMLLTQAAERHDAELIIDESFSDIMFEESAWQNSVAPGNRRIVILNSFSKNFHLQGLRVAACLAHQSRAGAIVACHQTLFSAAPSVSQAIALAALDDKGRIPPSAHYGAAREVALEIIARAGWRLSRGGGTFYFFPSMTDAQRTIAAMQEAGIYALSGAAFGDAYGDHLRVCYGKPVAEMIAIRERLAAAGIIGRG from the coding sequence ATGTCGGCAAACGGCGAGATCGGCGGCACGGCGCCGGCCAACAGGGGGCCGGAACCGCATCGGGACGCAGAGGATTGGGCAACCCATCCGCGCCCATCGCCTACGCTGGCGCTCGCCGAGGCGATCGAGGTGGCGCGCCGGGCCGGACGCGACGTGCTGTCAATCAGCACGCCGACATTCCCGGAGCATGCCCTGGACCCGAAGGTCGTCGGGGCGGCGAGTTGCCGGCTGTCGCCGGCGGAAGGCGCGCCGGAGTTGAGACGGGCGAGCAGGGACGCGCTGTTTTCCCGATGGCAATTGCCCGAGCACTCGGTGCTCGTGACCGCCGGTGCCAAGGCCGGCCTGTTTTGCGCCCTCAAGAGCGGGGCGCGACCGGGCAGCGCTGTCGTCGTCGTCGCGCCTGCCTGGCCCAGCTACGGCGATATCGTGCGGATGGCGGGCCTCTCGGCCCACGTCTACGAGACGCGGGCGCGGGACGGCTTCGCCATCGAGGCCGACGGTCTCGAGCGTGCGATGGTGGCGAGCGGAGCGCGAACGATCGTGCTCTCGAACCCCTCCAATCCGACAGGCCGCATCCTCGAGCCCGCCGAGCTCATGCTCCTGACACAGGCGGCCGAACGGCACGACGCGGAGCTGATCATCGACGAGAGCTTTTCCGACATCATGTTCGAGGAGAGCGCCTGGCAAAACTCCGTGGCGCCCGGGAACCGGCGTATCGTCATCCTCAATTCGTTCTCCAAGAATTTTCATCTCCAGGGCCTGCGGGTCGCCGCCTGCCTTGCGCATCAGAGCCGGGCCGGCGCGATCGTCGCCTGCCACCAGACACTCTTCAGCGCGGCGCCCAGTGTCAGCCAGGCGATCGCGCTCGCCGCGCTCGACGACAAAGGCCGCATTCCGCCGTCCGCGCACTACGGCGCGGCTCGCGAGGTCGCGCTCGAGATCATCGCACGGGCGGGATGGCGTCTTTCCAGGGGTGGCGGAACCTTCTATTTCTTTCCGTCCATGACGGATGCCCAGCGGACCATCGCGGCGATGCAGGAAGCGGGAATCTACGCGCTCTCCGGCGCGGCCTTCGGGGACGCCTATGGCGATCATTTGCGCGTGTGCTATGGCAAGCCCGTGGCGGAAATGATCGCGATCCGCGAGCGCCTGGCCGCCGCCGGGATCATCGGGCGGGGCTAG
- a CDS encoding ETC complex I subunit, producing MTARIFKPAKTAMQSGMAKTRQWVLEYEPEAPRSIDPLMGWTGSSDMKGQVRLTFETREEAIAYAERNGLSFRVIEPKSRRPLAKSYSDNFKFGRIGRWSH from the coding sequence GTGACCGCGCGCATTTTCAAGCCCGCCAAGACCGCCATGCAGTCCGGCATGGCCAAGACGCGCCAATGGGTCCTCGAATACGAGCCCGAGGCGCCGCGCTCGATCGATCCGCTCATGGGCTGGACCGGCTCGAGCGACATGAAGGGACAGGTTCGCCTCACATTCGAAACGCGCGAAGAGGCCATCGCCTACGCCGAGCGCAATGGCCTCTCCTTCCGCGTGATCGAGCCGAAATCCCGCCGGCCGCTCGCAAAATCCTACAGCGACAATTTCAAGTTCGGCCGCATCGGACGCTGGTCGCATTGA
- a CDS encoding EamA family transporter, which produces MTPALLGLIAALSWGLHDFAARFASRSVGPLRTVGAVTAFGLLALTVLLAALGRWPVWHLDGLWLVVLSGAGFALATLWLFAALALAPISLVAPIVGSYPVLVVLYEVATGRVPTLLDALAIVGVVAGVAIVASYAPDEPGSAAPENPRAGRAGVLGLALLANLSFALAITRGQRAAPVFGELEATWLARIVGFATLALVLLVTRTGMRLPVRWLPLLIAMGLLDVMALAVLLAAGHGPGASIATVVSSCFGAVAVLLGRIVLAERVHPLQWLGIVMVFGGVAVLLSGNPAPG; this is translated from the coding sequence ATGACACCCGCGCTTCTCGGCCTCATTGCCGCCCTCTCCTGGGGGCTGCACGATTTCGCCGCACGCTTTGCGAGCCGAAGTGTTGGTCCGCTGCGCACCGTCGGCGCCGTCACCGCCTTCGGTCTGCTCGCCTTGACCGTGTTGCTCGCCGCTCTCGGACGCTGGCCGGTCTGGCACCTGGACGGCCTCTGGCTGGTGGTCCTCAGCGGGGCGGGCTTCGCCCTCGCGACACTCTGGCTGTTCGCCGCCCTCGCTCTCGCCCCGATCTCGCTCGTCGCCCCGATCGTCGGCTCATATCCCGTTCTGGTGGTGCTCTACGAGGTGGCGACCGGCCGCGTGCCGACGCTCCTCGATGCGCTCGCGATCGTCGGTGTCGTCGCCGGGGTGGCGATCGTGGCGAGCTATGCGCCGGACGAGCCGGGCTCCGCGGCGCCCGAGAACCCGCGCGCCGGCCGCGCCGGTGTCCTCGGCCTCGCGCTGCTCGCCAATCTCAGCTTTGCCCTCGCCATCACGCGCGGCCAGCGTGCTGCCCCTGTTTTCGGTGAACTCGAGGCGACGTGGCTTGCGCGCATCGTCGGCTTCGCCACGCTGGCCCTGGTGCTGTTGGTGACGCGCACGGGGATGCGCTTGCCGGTACGCTGGCTGCCCCTGCTGATCGCGATGGGGCTGTTGGACGTCATGGCCCTCGCCGTGCTCCTTGCGGCGGGCCATGGACCGGGAGCGTCCATCGCCACGGTGGTCTCGAGCTGTTTCGGGGCTGTTGCGGTCCTGCTCGGGCGGATCGTCCTTGCCGAGCGCGTCCATCCGCTGCAGTGGCTCGGCATCGTCATGGTGTTCGGTGGCGTCGCCGTGCTGCTTTCCGGCAACCCGGCCCCCGGTTGA
- a CDS encoding aldehyde dehydrogenase family protein — protein MPDIISPNSGTAIGHWEPTSEAGIESILAGLGLRQRAMPGPGERAGQLRALASRLAGRKEALTRVIVAEVGKTPGEAADEVDYAASFLEYAAGVCDHALSRTTKGGERDLCVVPAGPALLIAPYNDPLAGITRKIAPAIASGCPAVVKPSALGQLTAEALMASVGDCGLGDLVHMVNHTSRDVLDRLVRDERLRVLSFTGSTEVGVALAAKAGGSLKRLVLELGGNNPFLVLEGADVERAVRDAVARKIRAAGQACSAENRIYVVPSLYSAFRDRFMDALGAITYGPSDIGVSMGPQRTARAVETLERLVAASRADGSVERLGQRAGEGGFLFPPTVVASDVALREAEAFGPLVSLTSATREEALAIAAGERQALVCYIYGEIAEEEIAPLRFGSIGLNSTRIQGPDVPTGGFGTAGIGREGGPWGLEEYLTTINIRRG, from the coding sequence ATGCCGGATATCATCTCCCCCAACTCGGGCACGGCGATCGGCCACTGGGAACCGACGTCGGAGGCCGGCATCGAGAGCATCCTCGCGGGTCTCGGACTGCGGCAGCGGGCAATGCCGGGCCCGGGCGAGCGCGCCGGGCAGTTGAGGGCGCTCGCCAGCCGGCTCGCCGGGCGAAAGGAGGCGCTCACGCGCGTCATCGTCGCTGAGGTCGGCAAGACGCCGGGCGAAGCCGCCGACGAGGTGGATTATGCGGCGAGCTTCCTCGAATATGCCGCCGGTGTGTGTGACCATGCGCTGAGCCGCACGACGAAGGGAGGCGAGCGGGACCTCTGCGTCGTGCCGGCGGGGCCGGCGCTGCTCATCGCCCCCTACAATGATCCCCTCGCCGGCATCACGCGAAAAATCGCCCCCGCCATCGCCTCCGGCTGTCCGGCCGTCGTCAAGCCGTCCGCGCTCGGTCAGCTGACGGCCGAGGCCTTGATGGCGAGCGTCGGCGACTGCGGTCTCGGCGACCTCGTGCACATGGTCAATCACACGAGCCGCGACGTGCTCGACCGGCTGGTTCGCGACGAGCGGCTCCGGGTGCTCTCGTTCACGGGCTCGACGGAAGTCGGCGTGGCGCTCGCAGCCAAGGCCGGCGGCAGCCTCAAGCGCCTCGTCCTCGAGCTCGGGGGTAACAATCCTTTCCTCGTCCTCGAGGGCGCGGACGTCGAGCGCGCGGTGCGCGATGCGGTGGCGCGGAAAATCCGGGCAGCGGGCCAGGCCTGCTCGGCGGAGAACCGGATCTACGTTGTCCCTTCTCTCTATTCGGCGTTCCGCGACCGGTTCATGGACGCCCTCGGCGCGATCACCTACGGGCCCTCCGACATCGGCGTCTCGATGGGACCGCAGCGCACGGCACGCGCGGTCGAGACGCTCGAGCGGCTGGTCGCGGCGAGCCGGGCAGACGGGTCGGTCGAACGCCTCGGGCAACGCGCGGGGGAGGGCGGTTTCCTGTTCCCACCGACGGTCGTTGCAAGCGATGTCGCGCTGCGCGAAGCAGAGGCGTTCGGGCCGCTCGTCTCGCTCACCTCCGCGACGCGCGAGGAGGCTCTCGCGATCGCCGCCGGCGAGCGCCAGGCGCTCGTCTGCTACATCTATGGCGAGATCGCCGAGGAAGAAATCGCACCGCTGCGCTTCGGCTCGATCGGGCTCAACTCGACACGCATCCAGGGACCGGACGTGCCGACCGGTGGGTTCGGCACCGCTGGCATCGGGCGCGAAGGCGGCCCGTGGGGGCTCGAAGAGTACCTCACCACCATCAACATCCGCCGCGGCTGA
- a CDS encoding FCD domain-containing protein, with the protein MSGTHTMRHARDAQATGGDGAELPKTLSSHLLERLRWRIITGELEPGRALREQDIEREFGSSRGPVRESLRMLLQNGLVEYQQRRGFRVRTYSVEDVLHLYDLRASLEGLVIASLEGRPLEALIVDLAQSNARMRRHFQAKDIESYFAENQVFHDRIIAYTSNRPITEVMAYVNEISLPVRYRLMRVTLMSRRSLDYHERIVSFLEKGDIAAARRETEEHILVNREAAAALYAR; encoded by the coding sequence ATGAGTGGCACCCATACGATGAGGCATGCCAGGGACGCCCAGGCGACGGGCGGCGACGGGGCGGAACTGCCGAAGACGCTTTCGTCGCACCTGCTCGAGCGCCTGCGCTGGCGGATCATCACGGGCGAGCTGGAACCGGGCCGGGCGCTTCGCGAGCAGGACATCGAGCGCGAATTCGGCTCGAGCCGGGGCCCGGTGCGTGAAAGCCTGCGCATGCTGCTCCAGAACGGTCTCGTCGAGTACCAGCAGCGTCGTGGCTTTCGCGTGCGCACCTACAGCGTCGAGGACGTCCTGCACCTTTACGATCTGCGCGCGAGCCTCGAAGGTCTCGTCATCGCCTCGCTCGAAGGGCGCCCGCTCGAAGCCCTCATCGTCGACCTCGCCCAGAGCAACGCGCGTATGCGCCGCCACTTCCAGGCCAAGGACATCGAGAGCTATTTCGCCGAGAACCAAGTGTTCCACGATCGCATCATCGCCTACACCAGCAATCGCCCCATCACTGAGGTGATGGCCTACGTCAACGAAATTTCGCTGCCGGTTCGCTATCGATTGATGCGCGTCACGCTCATGTCGCGCCGCTCGCTCGACTACCACGAGCGCATCGTCTCCTTCCTCGAGAAGGGCGACATCGCGGCCGCCCGGCGCGAGACCGAGGAGCACATTCTCGTGAACCGGGAGGCAGCGGCGGCTCTCTATGCGCGCTGA
- a CDS encoding extracellular solute-binding protein encodes MNSASRRGGHSRRDVLKVTAAAGTAMAMPWVWTRRAYAAGEVNVLAFGGYEEPGMLEPFEKETGIKVNLKIHDGSDEEMVALVKTSAPGTFDIMTPTSAFIPQAAKDGVLMELSDGDYPLGDYFPIIANWGPTIVDGKRYAIVNRFGYYGITYNHKKFSEEDCSSWALFFDEKVKGRVALFDWYLPNMGCLSKFDGNPNPYDLDAGAFDKLKATLKRLRPQVGLVGNTSQVQQAMAGGTYDLAIAGEWVQAGMYDSGLPFKAVVPKEGGVTWDQAPCIAKNTTRPENAVKFLQYICGPVFQSRLAVAKTYYSMVPNRNAAEQLPADKRELLNLADLDKFDTVFMANLSPRKKPDNDKDWLAAWEDFKAT; translated from the coding sequence ATGAACTCTGCATCTCGACGCGGCGGACACAGTCGCCGCGATGTCTTGAAGGTGACGGCCGCCGCCGGCACGGCCATGGCGATGCCCTGGGTGTGGACCCGCCGGGCCTATGCCGCTGGCGAGGTCAACGTGCTCGCCTTCGGCGGCTACGAGGAACCCGGCATGCTGGAGCCCTTCGAAAAGGAGACCGGCATCAAGGTCAATCTCAAGATCCACGACGGCTCGGACGAGGAGATGGTGGCGCTCGTCAAGACCTCCGCGCCCGGCACCTTCGACATCATGACGCCCACCTCCGCTTTCATCCCGCAGGCGGCCAAGGACGGTGTGCTGATGGAGCTCTCCGACGGCGACTATCCGCTGGGGGACTATTTCCCGATCATCGCGAACTGGGGGCCGACCATCGTCGACGGCAAGCGCTATGCCATCGTCAACCGCTTCGGCTACTACGGCATCACCTACAACCACAAGAAGTTCTCGGAGGAGGATTGCTCGAGCTGGGCGCTGTTCTTCGACGAGAAAGTCAAGGGGCGCGTGGCGCTGTTCGACTGGTATCTCCCGAACATGGGCTGCCTCTCCAAGTTCGACGGCAATCCCAACCCGTACGATCTCGATGCCGGCGCCTTCGACAAGCTGAAGGCGACGTTGAAGCGCCTGCGCCCGCAGGTCGGCCTCGTCGGCAACACCAGCCAGGTGCAGCAGGCCATGGCCGGCGGCACCTACGATCTCGCGATCGCCGGTGAATGGGTGCAGGCCGGCATGTACGATTCCGGCTTGCCGTTCAAAGCGGTGGTGCCCAAGGAAGGCGGCGTGACCTGGGACCAGGCGCCCTGCATCGCCAAGAACACGACGCGGCCGGAGAACGCGGTGAAATTCCTCCAGTACATTTGCGGTCCCGTCTTCCAGTCCCGCCTCGCGGTCGCCAAGACGTACTACTCCATGGTGCCGAACCGCAACGCCGCCGAGCAGCTTCCCGCCGACAAGCGCGAACTGCTGAACCTCGCCGATCTCGACAAGTTCGACACGGTCTTCATGGCCAATCTCTCGCCGAGGAAGAAGCCGGACAACGACAAGGACTGGCTCGCGGCCTGGGAGGATTTCAAGGCGACCTGA
- a CDS encoding ABC transporter permease subunit encodes MASARAPVLNLWHGVLPAVALTLLFFAAPIAYTIALSFGAEGVEGPTLANYRTFFAEPRLVGALSRTLFLSLTVVALSSLIAYPLAYFLAFEVSPRMRVLLLFILVAPFWTSFTIRAFSWQLVLADSGVIAWAIERVTGTAVSLGFLYTMGASILGLTLFGIMLTTLMLFSVMVTIDRRLLEANAVLGGTRWTGFREIVLPLSVPGWLIGAVLTYIIAVGDYAVPALLGGGFRPVLAQVMLSVLKGTYDLPMAATFASILVLVILAGAAPLLLLVRQVRLQG; translated from the coding sequence GTGGCGAGCGCACGCGCCCCCGTCCTCAACCTCTGGCACGGCGTTCTGCCGGCGGTCGCCCTGACTCTGCTGTTTTTTGCGGCCCCGATCGCCTACACCATCGCGCTCTCCTTCGGTGCCGAGGGAGTGGAGGGGCCGACGCTCGCCAACTATCGCACCTTCTTTGCCGAGCCGCGCCTCGTCGGCGCCCTATCGCGCACCCTGTTCCTCTCCCTGACCGTGGTCGCGCTCTCGAGCCTCATCGCCTATCCGCTCGCCTATTTCCTCGCTTTCGAGGTCTCGCCCCGCATGCGGGTGCTGCTCTTGTTCATCCTCGTCGCACCCTTCTGGACGAGCTTTACGATCCGCGCCTTTTCCTGGCAGCTCGTGCTCGCCGACAGCGGCGTCATCGCCTGGGCGATCGAGCGCGTGACGGGAACCGCCGTCTCCCTCGGCTTCCTCTACACCATGGGCGCTTCGATCCTCGGGCTCACGCTGTTCGGCATCATGCTGACGACATTGATGCTTTTCAGCGTCATGGTGACGATCGACCGGCGCCTGCTCGAGGCGAACGCCGTGCTCGGTGGCACGCGATGGACCGGCTTTCGCGAGATCGTCCTGCCGCTGAGCGTTCCGGGCTGGCTGATCGGCGCGGTGCTCACCTACATCATCGCTGTCGGCGATTATGCCGTTCCGGCGCTGCTCGGCGGCGGCTTCCGCCCCGTTCTCGCGCAGGTGATGCTTTCGGTCCTCAAGGGCACCTACGACCTGCCCATGGCGGCCACCTTCGCCTCGATCCTTGTCCTCGTCATCCTGGCCGGCGCAGCGCCCCTTCTGCTGCTGGTGCGCCAGGTCCGGCTTCAGGGGTGA
- a CDS encoding ABC transporter permease subunit → MRGGLARTLLTGLFALVVVAVYAPIVVMAIFSFSSARFQTLPFRDATLEWYVRVFSDGQYSAGFLNSILVAGAVALTATTVGFLCAYSLVNARFPGKTAVTLLVLAPLAVPLLLVGISLRLYFVRMGIEPSLWLAYLGQVLYVLPLAVLNLRNRLAQIPKSHEEAAWALGASRARAIWEIVLPSCRFAIVATLILTFTFAFDEFVIAYFLTNFSITLPIKIWTTLVTGYDPTINALGTMVFLFSMVLGLVAQLLFMRKDVR, encoded by the coding sequence ATGAGGGGCGGTCTCGCACGCACGCTGCTCACGGGTCTTTTCGCCCTCGTCGTCGTCGCCGTCTATGCGCCGATCGTGGTGATGGCGATCTTCTCCTTTTCATCTGCGCGCTTCCAGACGCTGCCGTTCCGCGATGCAACGCTCGAATGGTACGTGCGTGTGTTCTCCGACGGTCAATATTCCGCCGGCTTCCTCAACAGCATCCTCGTTGCCGGCGCCGTTGCCCTCACCGCGACCACCGTCGGCTTCCTCTGCGCCTATTCCCTGGTCAACGCGCGCTTTCCCGGAAAGACCGCCGTCACCCTTCTCGTCCTTGCCCCGCTCGCGGTGCCGTTGCTCCTCGTCGGCATTTCTCTGAGACTTTATTTCGTCCGCATGGGGATCGAGCCCTCACTCTGGCTCGCCTATCTCGGTCAGGTTCTCTATGTCCTTCCGCTCGCCGTGCTCAATTTGCGCAACCGGCTGGCGCAGATCCCCAAGAGTCACGAGGAGGCCGCCTGGGCGCTCGGTGCTTCGCGGGCACGCGCCATCTGGGAAATCGTCCTGCCTTCCTGCCGCTTCGCGATCGTCGCCACGCTGATCCTCACATTCACCTTCGCTTTCGACGAGTTCGTGATCGCCTACTTCCTCACGAATTTCTCCATAACACTGCCGATCAAGATCTGGACGACGCTGGTCACCGGCTACGACCCGACGATCAACGCACTCGGCACCATGGTATTCCTCTTTTCTATGGTGCTCGGTCTCGTCGCCCAGCTCCTGTTCATGCGCAAGGACGTGAGATAG
- a CDS encoding ATP-binding cassette domain-containing protein, with amino-acid sequence MPAKAVEVIGVGKRFGEVEAVRPLSLRIEAGEFLTLLGPSGCGKTTLLRMIAGLEQVSEGRIHVGRTDVTDLPPNRRDTSIMFQDYALFPHKSVLDNIGYGLKMRGIARPERDRAAGDWLTRIGLDGYGARAPHQLSGGQRQRVALARALIVEPGALLLDEPLGALDTSLRRQLQGELRRLHRDVGLTFVAVTHDQEEAITMSDRIAVMRDGRIEQVGPPTEIYDRPRTEFVAGFLGRCNLVDGTVAGRHQGDLLVDAGPLGRIVAGTPAGNAAAAEGTRVRLAVRPESIRISEGAPARAVVRDVAFAGSGLRLDLVSRDGTVLEVDARRDDPSPAPGDDVGLSVLEGAATVLEPGP; translated from the coding sequence ATGCCAGCAAAAGCGGTCGAGGTCATCGGGGTCGGCAAGCGTTTCGGCGAGGTCGAGGCGGTGCGCCCGCTCTCGCTGCGCATCGAGGCCGGCGAATTCCTCACCCTCCTTGGTCCCTCCGGCTGTGGCAAGACCACGCTGCTGCGCATGATCGCCGGCCTCGAGCAGGTCAGCGAAGGTCGCATCCACGTCGGTCGGACGGATGTCACCGACTTGCCGCCCAACCGTCGCGACACCTCGATCATGTTCCAGGACTACGCCCTTTTCCCCCACAAGAGCGTCTTGGACAACATCGGCTACGGCCTCAAGATGCGCGGCATCGCGCGGCCCGAGCGCGACCGCGCGGCGGGCGACTGGCTGACGCGCATTGGTCTCGACGGTTACGGCGCGCGCGCGCCGCACCAGCTCTCCGGTGGCCAGCGCCAGCGCGTGGCGCTCGCACGGGCCCTTATCGTCGAGCCCGGCGCCCTCCTCCTCGATGAGCCGCTCGGCGCGCTCGATACGAGCCTGCGCCGCCAGCTCCAGGGTGAATTGCGACGCCTCCACCGCGATGTCGGCCTGACCTTCGTCGCCGTCACCCACGACCAGGAGGAGGCGATCACCATGAGCGATCGCATCGCCGTGATGCGCGATGGGCGCATCGAGCAGGTTGGACCGCCGACGGAGATTTACGACCGGCCGCGCACCGAATTCGTCGCCGGCTTCCTCGGCCGCTGTAACCTGGTCGACGGAACCGTTGCCGGCCGCCACCAGGGCGATCTCCTCGTCGATGCCGGCCCGCTCGGTCGCATCGTTGCGGGGACCCCGGCGGGCAACGCCGCCGCCGCCGAGGGAACCCGCGTCCGTCTCGCCGTTCGCCCGGAATCGATACGCATTTCGGAGGGCGCCCCAGCGCGGGCCGTGGTTCGAGACGTTGCGTTCGCCGGCTCGGGTCTGCGCCTCGATCTCGTCTCGCGAGACGGTACGGTCCTAGAGGTCGACGCCCGACGCGACGATCCCTCGCCCGCGCCGGGTGACGACGTCGGCCTTTCCGTCCTCGAAGGTGCCGCGACCGTACTGGAGCCGGGGCCATGA